One stretch of Suricata suricatta isolate VVHF042 chromosome 13, meerkat_22Aug2017_6uvM2_HiC, whole genome shotgun sequence DNA includes these proteins:
- the LHX2 gene encoding LIM/homeobox protein Lhx2 produces MLFHSLSGPEVHGVIDEMDRRAKSEAPAISSAIDRGDTETTMPSISSDRAALCAGCGGKISDRYYLLAVDKQWHMRCLKCCECKLNLESELTCFSKDGSIYCKEDYYRRFSVQRCARCHLGISASEMVMRARDLVYHLNCFTCTTCNKMLTTGDHFGMKDSLVYCRLHFEALLQGEYPAHFNHADVAAAAAAAAAAKSAGLGAAGANPLGLPYYNGVGTVQKGRPRKRKSPGPGADLAAYNAALSCNENDAEHLDRDQPYPSSQKTKRMRTSFKHHQLRTMKSYFAINHNPDAKDLKQLAQKTGLTKRVLQVWFQNARAKFRRNLLRQENTGVDKSTEAALQTGTPSGPASELSNASLSPSSTPTTLTDLTSPALPTVTSVLTSVPGNLEGHEPHSPSQTTLTNLF; encoded by the exons ATGCTGTTCCACAGTCTGTCGGGCCCCGAGGTGCACGGGGTCATCGACGAGATGGACCGCAGGGCCAAGAGCGAGGCTCCCGCCATCAGCTCCGCCATCGACCGCGGCGACACGGAGACG ACCATGCCGTCCATCAGCAGTGACCGGGCCGCGCTGTGCGCCGGCTGCGGGGGCAAGATCTCCGACCGCTACTACCTGCTGGCGGTGGACAAGCAGTGGCACATGCGCTGCCTCAAGTGCTGTGAGTGCAAGCTCAACCTGGAGTCGGAGCTCACCTGTTTCAGCAAGGATGGGAGCATCTACTGCAAGGAAGACTACTACAG GCGGTTCTCTGTGCAGCGCTGCGCCCGCTGCCACCTGGGCATCTCGGCCTCGGAGATGGTGATGCGCGCTCGGGACTTGGTTTATCACCTCAACTGCTTCACATGCACCACGTGTAACAAGATGCTGACCACGGGTGACCACTTCGGCATGAAGGACAGCCTGGTCTACTGCCGCTTGCATTTCGAAGCGCTGCTGCAGGGCGAGTACCCCGCGCACTTCAACCACGCCGACGTGGCGGCAGCCGCAGCCGCAGCGGCCGCGGCCAAGAGCGCCGGGCTGGGCGCGGCCGGGGCCAACCCGCTGGGTCTTCCCTACTACAATGGCGTGGGCACGGTGCAGAAGGGGCGGCCGAGGAAGCGCAAGAGCCCCGGCCCCGGGGCGGATCTGGCGGCCTACAACGCTG CGCTGAGCTGCAACGAGAACGACGCGGAGCACCTGGACCGCGACCAGCCCTACCCGAGCAGCCAGAAGACAAAGCGCATGCGCACCTCCTTCAAGCACCACCAGCTTCGGACCATGAAGTCTTACTTTGCCATTAACCACAACCCCGACGCCAAGGACTTGAAGCAGCTTGCGCAGAAGACCGGCCTCACCAAGCGGGTCCTCCAG GTCTGGTTTCAGAACGCCAGGGCCAAGTTCAGGCGCAACCTCTTACGGCAGGAAAACACGGGTGTGGACAAGTCAACGGAGGCAGCGTTGCAGACAGGGACGCCTTCGGGGCCAGCCTCGGAGCTCTCCAATGCGTCGCTGAGCCCCTCCAGCACGCCCACCACCCTCACAGACTTGACTAGCCCCGCCCTGCCAACTGTGACGTCGGTCTTAACTTCTGTGCCTGGCAACCTGGAGGGCCACGAGCCTCACAGCCCCTCACAAACGACTCTCACCAACCTTTTCTAG